Proteins encoded together in one Lathyrus oleraceus cultivar Zhongwan6 chromosome 5, CAAS_Psat_ZW6_1.0, whole genome shotgun sequence window:
- the LOC127078568 gene encoding uncharacterized protein LOC127078568, which yields NSINTKQKASTYKPNRLKIKPLLSLFFMAVFDAVLSNLTITYVAVIVCIKFYGFISGRTFTGAFILMMSTTVVILILITTLAWDVSRKVTDAFNGHHPPRHIHDEIICKGGICWHGVAVRSPASQVRFRLPQQMFPIPNAVL from the coding sequence AATAGCATTAACACAAAGCAAAAGGCATCGACATATAAACCCAACCGCTTGAAAATAAAACCTCTACTGTCACTCTTTTTCATGGCGGTATTCGATGCGGTTCTCAGCAACCTTACCATAACCTACGTGGCAGTCATCGTCTGTATCAAGTTCTACGGCTTTATCTCCGGTCGAACCTTCACCGGTGCTTTTATTCTGATGATGTCAACCACCGTGGTGATCCTTATTCTAATAACAACACTGGCGTGGGATGTTTCTCGTAAAGTCACGGATGCCTTCAACGGCCACCATCCACCTCGTCACATCCATGATGAGATCATTTGCAAGGGAGGTATCTGTTGGCACGGCGTCGCCGTCCGATCACCGGCTTCTCAGGTCCGTTTCAGACTTCCACAGCAGATGTTTCCCATTCCTAACGCCGTTTTGTAA